One window of Methanogenium organophilum genomic DNA carries:
- the carB gene encoding carbamoyl-phosphate synthase large subunit, with amino-acid sequence MPLKPEIKKVLLIGSGPIQIGQAAEFDFSGSQACRALREEGIEVVLVNSNPATIQTDPGMADVIYVEPIRAEIIAEIIKKEKPDGILSGMGGQTGLNMTAELAEMGALEGVEILGTPLEAIYRGEDREQFRDLMEEIGEPVPRSMILNDMGQLDEALEMVGLPAIIRPAYTLGGAGGGVAYTADDLRRIVELGLQRSRIHQVLIEESVIGWKEIEFEVMRDSADTCIIICGMENVDAMGIHTGESVVVAPILTLRDDEFQKLRTASIKIIRALDVQGGCNVQLAYQDGDYRVIEVNPRVSRSSALASKATGYPIARVASKIAIGLNLDEITNTVTGCTPASFEPAIDYVVVKVPRWPFDKFPNADRTLTTAMKSTGEVMSIGRTLEEAFKKAMRSLDTDIYSHTSESEIRMLLANPTDERFGCIFDAFRAGFSVEEVAELTLIAPFFLEKIRNIVQMEETLAAGNPTPETIKEARRAGFSSEEIATLSGISEQMVGDVGGMPTYKMVDTCAAEFPATTPYFYSTWEDENEIVHDEKEKVLILGSGPIRIGQGIEFDYCTVHAVMALREEGVEVHIVNNNPETVSTDYDTSDRLFFEPMTLEDVTNILKSDTYAGVMVQFGGQNSVNLALPLERAVASGNLNTKIFGTAPDAMDMAEDRDRFSQLLEELEIPSPANGSAYSEEEAFAIAEKIGFPLLVRPSYVLGGRAMELVHDEIELQTYIREAVRVSRQHPVLLDSFLQNAIEIDVDAVCDGTDVLIGGIMEHIEEAGVHSGDSACVIPPQSLTADVIETVRKYTKSLAVGIGVVGLINIQFAVKDEIVYILEANPRASRTVPFVSKATGLPLAKIAAKVMFGQKLADLGVSEPEMSHVAVKEVLLPFNKLPGVDTVLGPEMKSTGEVMGIDYDFGRAYYKACLSADNELPLDGNVFISVGTENKEGVLPAAQNLHELGLKIFGTKGTVEFLESNGISASLVRKVQEGSPNVIDVMRRGDLRLIINAPSGKYSRQDHVRIMRAALDYNIPYITTIQAANAAAQAIRSLKTDVITIEPLSHYHG; translated from the coding sequence ATGCCGCTGAAACCTGAAATTAAAAAAGTGCTTCTGATAGGCTCCGGCCCGATTCAGATCGGACAGGCCGCAGAGTTTGACTTCTCCGGGTCACAGGCATGCCGTGCCCTCCGTGAAGAAGGGATTGAGGTCGTTTTGGTGAATTCCAATCCGGCAACCATTCAGACCGATCCGGGGATGGCGGATGTCATCTATGTGGAGCCAATCCGGGCTGAAATCATCGCAGAAATCATTAAAAAAGAGAAGCCGGACGGTATTCTCTCCGGCATGGGCGGTCAGACCGGCCTCAATATGACCGCTGAGCTGGCTGAGATGGGCGCTCTTGAGGGAGTTGAAATCCTCGGCACGCCCCTCGAAGCCATCTATCGTGGTGAGGACCGTGAACAGTTCCGTGACCTGATGGAAGAAATCGGGGAACCGGTGCCCCGGAGCATGATCCTCAACGATATGGGGCAGCTCGACGAGGCGCTGGAGATGGTTGGTCTTCCGGCAATCATCCGGCCTGCCTACACTCTTGGTGGTGCGGGCGGTGGTGTCGCATACACCGCAGATGACCTCAGGCGGATCGTTGAACTGGGTCTGCAGCGCTCCCGTATCCACCAGGTGCTCATCGAAGAGAGTGTCATCGGCTGGAAAGAAATAGAGTTTGAGGTGATGCGTGACTCTGCTGACACCTGCATTATCATCTGTGGGATGGAGAACGTCGATGCGATGGGTATCCATACCGGTGAAAGTGTGGTCGTCGCACCCATTCTCACTCTCAGGGACGATGAGTTCCAGAAACTGCGGACGGCGTCCATCAAGATCATCCGGGCACTGGACGTCCAGGGCGGCTGTAATGTACAGCTCGCATACCAGGACGGAGACTACCGTGTCATCGAGGTGAACCCGCGTGTGTCACGTTCTTCAGCGCTCGCATCCAAGGCAACCGGATACCCGATTGCCCGTGTGGCGTCGAAGATTGCCATTGGCCTGAACCTTGATGAGATCACGAACACCGTCACCGGATGTACCCCGGCATCGTTTGAACCGGCAATAGACTATGTGGTCGTGAAGGTGCCGCGGTGGCCGTTTGATAAATTCCCGAATGCGGACCGTACACTGACGACAGCGATGAAGTCCACCGGTGAAGTGATGTCCATCGGGCGCACGCTCGAGGAGGCGTTCAAGAAGGCGATGCGCTCTCTTGACACGGATATTTATTCCCACACCTCTGAGTCGGAGATTCGTATGCTCCTCGCAAACCCGACCGATGAACGCTTCGGGTGTATCTTTGATGCGTTCCGGGCCGGTTTCTCTGTTGAGGAAGTAGCAGAGCTCACTTTAATCGCACCGTTCTTCCTCGAAAAGATACGTAATATCGTGCAGATGGAAGAAACCCTTGCGGCAGGAAACCCTACACCTGAGACCATTAAGGAAGCGCGCCGGGCCGGTTTCTCCTCTGAGGAGATTGCCACCCTCTCCGGCATCTCGGAACAGATGGTGGGAGACGTGGGCGGCATGCCCACCTACAAGATGGTCGACACCTGTGCCGCTGAGTTTCCGGCGACCACCCCGTACTTCTACTCCACCTGGGAGGATGAGAACGAGATTGTCCATGACGAAAAGGAGAAGGTCCTCATCCTCGGGTCCGGCCCCATCCGTATCGGTCAGGGCATTGAGTTTGATTACTGTACGGTTCATGCCGTGATGGCTCTCCGGGAAGAGGGGGTTGAGGTGCATATTGTCAACAACAACCCGGAGACTGTCTCAACGGACTACGATACGTCAGACAGGCTCTTCTTTGAGCCGATGACCCTTGAGGACGTGACCAATATCCTGAAGTCCGATACCTACGCCGGTGTGATGGTGCAGTTCGGTGGACAGAATTCGGTCAATCTCGCCCTCCCGCTGGAGCGTGCGGTCGCGTCCGGAAACCTGAATACCAAAATCTTCGGCACTGCTCCTGACGCAATGGACATGGCAGAGGACCGGGACCGCTTCAGCCAGCTCTTAGAAGAGCTTGAGATCCCGTCCCCTGCCAATGGTTCTGCCTACTCGGAAGAGGAGGCATTTGCCATCGCAGAGAAGATTGGGTTCCCGCTTCTCGTGCGGCCTTCGTATGTCCTTGGCGGGCGTGCGATGGAGCTCGTGCATGACGAGATTGAACTCCAGACCTATATCCGCGAGGCGGTGCGGGTCAGCCGTCAGCACCCGGTGCTCCTCGATTCATTCCTGCAGAATGCAATCGAGATCGATGTTGATGCAGTATGTGACGGAACGGATGTCCTGATAGGCGGTATCATGGAGCACATCGAGGAAGCCGGTGTACACTCCGGTGACTCGGCCTGTGTCATTCCGCCCCAGTCTCTTACGGCTGACGTGATTGAGACGGTGCGGAAGTATACCAAAAGCCTTGCCGTCGGCATCGGCGTGGTCGGGCTCATCAACATCCAGTTTGCCGTCAAAGATGAGATTGTGTATATCCTTGAGGCCAATCCGCGTGCCAGCCGGACGGTGCCCTTTGTATCAAAGGCCACCGGTCTGCCGCTTGCAAAGATTGCCGCAAAGGTAATGTTCGGGCAGAAACTTGCAGATCTGGGGGTTTCAGAACCAGAGATGTCACATGTCGCCGTAAAGGAAGTTCTCCTGCCCTTCAACAAACTCCCCGGTGTTGATACTGTCCTCGGTCCGGAGATGAAGTCCACCGGTGAAGTGATGGGTATTGATTACGACTTTGGCCGTGCTTATTACAAGGCCTGTCTCTCTGCAGACAATGAACTGCCGCTTGATGGGAATGTATTCATATCGGTCGGGACTGAGAACAAGGAAGGCGTCCTTCCCGCTGCCCAGAATCTGCATGAACTGGGCCTGAAGATCTTCGGGACAAAAGGTACCGTGGAATTCCTCGAATCAAATGGCATCTCCGCGAGCCTTGTCCGGAAAGTGCAGGAGGGTTCCCCCAATGTCATCGATGTGATGCGCCGGGGCGACCTGCGGCTTATCATCAATGCACCCTCCGGAAAATACTCCCGGCAGGACCATGTCCGTATCATGCGGGCGGCGCTGGACTACAATATTCCCTATATCACCACCATTCAGGCAGCGAACGCCGCAGCACAGGCCATCCGCAGCCTGAAGACGGATGTTATCACGATTGAGCCGTTATCCCATTATCATGGCTGA